One stretch of Geoalkalibacter ferrihydriticus DSM 17813 DNA includes these proteins:
- a CDS encoding peptidylprolyl isomerase has translation MRQLFAALLLLMIFVMPASAGEIAVINTDRGDIHIELYADKAPKTVANFRKLVEEGFYDGLSFHRVVPGFVVQGGDPLGNGTGGPGYDLPAEIHASLKHRSGAVATARKGDRVNPERRSSGSQFYICLGPQPHLDGDYTIFGQVVEGMDVVEKIQAGDLMNKLTLKSTP, from the coding sequence ATGCGCCAACTGTTTGCCGCTTTGTTGCTACTGATGATTTTTGTCATGCCGGCGTCGGCCGGCGAGATCGCCGTGATCAATACCGATCGGGGAGACATCCACATTGAGCTTTACGCGGACAAGGCACCGAAGACCGTGGCGAATTTTCGCAAGCTTGTGGAGGAAGGATTTTACGACGGACTGAGTTTTCATCGCGTGGTGCCGGGCTTTGTCGTCCAAGGGGGCGACCCTCTGGGCAACGGCACGGGTGGCCCCGGCTACGACCTGCCGGCAGAAATTCATGCGAGTCTCAAGCATCGCTCCGGTGCCGTCGCTACCGCGCGCAAGGGCGACCGCGTCAACCCAGAGCGGCGTTCCTCGGGTTCTCAATTCTATATCTGCCTGGGTCCCCAGCCTCATCTGGACGGAGACTACACCATTTTTGGCCAAGTCGTGGAGGGAATGGACGTGGTCGAGAAAATCCAAGCCGGCGACCTCATGAATAAACTTACCCTCAAAAGCACCCCCTGA